The sequence below is a genomic window from Syntrophorhabdus sp..
ATCGTGGCGGCTGTCGATATGTCTCAGTCGAGGATCTCCTTTCATCTGAAGATCCTCAAGGATGCGGGGCTCGTGCAGGACAGGCGGGAAGGCAAATGGATGCATTACCGTCTCAACGAGTCGGACTTTTTCAAGCGTCTTCTCTTCCTTTCCATCGCTGAACGGGTGAAGGAGGAGGATATGGCGGGCGATCGTCAACGACTGGAAGCATTCATCGCGTCACGGCCGCAGGAGTTCGCCGGCATGTCGGCCGCGTGCTGCAAAAGAACGGTTCCAGGTTCCAGGTTAGAGGTTCCAGGTTAGAGACTTTAGACGACGACGGTTTCAGGGGGGTTGCCGGGATGAGAGCAGGCATTGCCGCGGCAAGCGCAGGTGGACGGAAAAGGAGACGCCATGTCGGAAAAGGCATTTCAGGATCATTATCCTGACGAGTATTCCCATTGCTATGGCTGCGGACGGCTCAACCAGGACGGGATGCAGCTCAAGAGCTACTGGGACGGTGAAGAGACGGTGTGTCATTACACACCCAAACCCTATCATT
It includes:
- a CDS encoding metalloregulator ArsR/SmtB family transcription factor → MKDLLSVFKALSDETRLRIVKLLENGELCVCHIVAAVDMSQSRISFHLKILKDAGLVQDRREGKWMHYRLNESDFFKRLLFLSIAERVKEEDMAGDRQRLEAFIASRPQEFAGMSAACCKRTVPGSRLEVPG